In the genome of Nitrospira japonica, one region contains:
- a CDS encoding RuBisCO large subunit C-terminal-like domain-containing protein: protein MSVRLSAESKPPSPNARVTALYHAGGSETEARATAELICLDQTVEASDEILTAELRHRIVGRLEDFQPRPTGGYEVRISYAADLIGRHLTDLLNLLFGTSSLRPGVRLISWELPDSILPQWRGPRFGMAGLRELTGIRDRSLVCAVLKPLGRSPRELADLATEFVLGGADLIKDDQGLVDQPFCPFDERVARCADAVSTAAAKRGRPCPYLVHVSGPLDVMRTRAALAKKRGAGGLLVAPGLTGFDALRFLAEDETLALPIASHPALLGSYTIHRDHGIAPAALYGQLPRLAGADLSIYPGYRTGYAMTRDDCAALARACRTAWEHVRPMAPTAAGRIGTPDIAEFTTFYGRDVVFILGSRIQADPLGLAAATERFVRELHRCADA from the coding sequence ATGAGCGTACGACTCTCCGCTGAATCGAAACCACCGTCTCCAAATGCACGCGTCACCGCCCTGTATCACGCCGGCGGTTCGGAGACCGAGGCTCGGGCCACGGCCGAACTGATTTGCCTGGATCAGACCGTCGAAGCCAGTGACGAAATCCTGACGGCTGAATTACGGCATCGGATCGTGGGCCGGCTCGAAGACTTCCAACCTCGACCGACCGGCGGCTATGAAGTCCGGATCAGTTACGCCGCCGACCTGATCGGACGGCATCTCACTGATCTGCTAAATCTCTTGTTCGGCACAAGCAGCCTGCGCCCCGGCGTGCGGCTGATCTCGTGGGAGCTTCCCGATTCCATCCTGCCGCAATGGCGAGGCCCACGATTCGGTATGGCGGGCCTCAGGGAACTGACCGGGATTCGGGACCGTTCACTGGTCTGCGCCGTGCTGAAACCGCTCGGTCGCTCACCGCGGGAGTTGGCGGATCTGGCAACGGAATTCGTGCTGGGCGGCGCAGACTTGATCAAAGACGACCAGGGTCTGGTCGATCAACCGTTCTGTCCGTTCGACGAGCGCGTCGCACGATGCGCCGATGCGGTGTCCACCGCCGCGGCGAAACGAGGCCGGCCGTGTCCCTATTTGGTCCACGTCAGCGGTCCTCTCGACGTCATGAGAACGCGCGCCGCGCTTGCCAAAAAACGGGGCGCCGGAGGGCTGCTGGTGGCGCCGGGGCTGACCGGATTCGACGCGCTCCGCTTCCTGGCTGAGGATGAGACGCTTGCGCTGCCCATCGCGAGCCACCCCGCGCTGCTGGGCAGTTACACGATCCATCGGGATCACGGAATCGCCCCTGCAGCCCTCTATGGTCAGCTCCCTCGTCTCGCCGGCGCGGATCTGTCCATCTATCCCGGTTATCGTACCGGCTATGCGATGACGAGAGACGACTGTGCAGCGTTGGCGCGGGCGTGCCGGACAGCCTGGGAACACGTGCGTCCCATGGCTCCGACGGCGGCCGGACGGATCGGCACGCCGGACATCGCTGAATTCACGACGTTCTACGGCCGGGACGTCGTATTTATTCTCGGCAGCCGGATTCAAGCCGACCCTCTCGGTCTCGCGGCCGCAACGGAGCGATTCGTTCGAGAGCTCCATCGATGCGCTGACGCGTGA
- a CDS encoding DedA family protein, with product METGLHWIEQYGYGGLFILLMLGVLGLPVSDETLLVFAGYLSAKGTLRIEPAFIAAFLGSVAGISLSYAIGRFVGLPAIEKFGHLIHMKPEHLTASRRWVERWGKYSLLVAYFIPGIRHLAALLFGAAKLSPGVFARFAYAGALVWSASFIGLGYAAGEEWTKFSPLIHRTLTVVVLLMLFALSITLSVCLIRRVNR from the coding sequence ATGGAAACCGGGCTTCATTGGATTGAGCAGTACGGATACGGAGGTCTGTTCATTCTACTGATGCTGGGTGTGCTGGGTCTTCCGGTGTCGGATGAAACGCTCTTGGTGTTCGCCGGTTATTTGAGTGCGAAGGGTACCTTGCGGATCGAACCCGCCTTCATTGCGGCGTTCCTCGGCAGTGTGGCAGGAATCAGTCTCAGTTATGCGATCGGGCGGTTCGTCGGTCTTCCGGCCATCGAAAAGTTCGGCCATCTGATCCATATGAAGCCGGAGCACCTGACCGCTTCCCGGCGATGGGTCGAACGTTGGGGAAAGTATTCCCTCCTCGTTGCCTATTTCATTCCCGGCATCCGGCATCTGGCCGCCCTCCTGTTCGGTGCCGCAAAGCTTTCTCCAGGCGTGTTCGCCAGGTTCGCCTATGCGGGGGCATTGGTATGGTCTGCCAGTTTCATCGGTCTCGGATACGCCGCGGGAGAGGAGTGGACCAAGTTCTCCCCGCTGATTCATCGGACGTTGACGGTCGTCGTCCTGTTGATGTTGTTCGCTCTGTCGATCACCTTGTCGGTCTGTCTCATACGACGGGTGAACCGATAA
- a CDS encoding cupin domain-containing protein, with product MMITVESTPERPVPGVTILAVLVLALVIPSALFAGSPTSMLIRQDLPDLPGKVATVLTVQYAPGTASDAHQHPGSVFAYVLEGAVVSQLEGEKPVTYTAGQSWYEPPGQAHVVLRNASREETAKILVFILTQEGEELKSPVKLSDVGK from the coding sequence ATGATGATCACTGTTGAGTCAACTCCTGAACGTCCGGTCCCCGGGGTCACGATTCTGGCGGTTCTCGTTTTGGCACTGGTAATCCCGTCGGCCCTGTTTGCAGGAAGTCCCACATCGATGCTCATTCGGCAAGACCTGCCGGACCTACCGGGAAAGGTGGCGACGGTGTTGACCGTCCAGTACGCACCGGGAACGGCATCCGATGCGCATCAACATCCAGGTTCAGTGTTCGCATATGTCCTGGAGGGGGCGGTGGTGAGTCAATTGGAAGGAGAAAAGCCGGTGACGTACACAGCCGGGCAAAGCTGGTATGAACCTCCGGGGCAAGCTCACGTGGTGCTGAGGAATGCCAGCCGGGAGGAGACGGCCAAGATTCTCGTCTTTATTCTGACGCAGGAGGGGGAGGAGCTGAAATCACCGGTGAAATTGTCCGATGTCGGGAAATAG
- a CDS encoding FKBP-type peptidyl-prolyl cis-trans isomerase has protein sequence MNRLFYVMIAAIAAVAVNMTGLPQAGAGESLPIREGSTVTLLYQITVPGNEEFEVRDLSQFVQGRHQMLPALEKAMAGMKRGDKAQIDLTPDQGFGQYDPRKKTVVSANELPEGTKPGDVLEDQSGRHATVTQLSESGAVVDFNHPLAGKPLNVTLTVLEVDNPS, from the coding sequence ATGAATAGGTTGTTCTATGTGATGATTGCGGCCATCGCAGCGGTGGCAGTCAATATGACCGGCTTGCCTCAAGCCGGAGCCGGTGAGTCTCTCCCCATCAGGGAGGGATCGACCGTCACGCTGCTGTATCAAATCACAGTACCGGGCAATGAGGAGTTTGAGGTCAGAGACCTGAGCCAATTTGTCCAGGGACGGCATCAAATGTTGCCGGCACTGGAAAAAGCCATGGCCGGCATGAAGCGCGGGGACAAAGCGCAAATCGACCTGACACCTGATCAGGGGTTTGGGCAGTATGATCCGCGGAAGAAAACCGTCGTATCAGCCAACGAGCTACCGGAAGGCACGAAACCAGGCGACGTCCTGGAAGATCAGTCGGGACGACATGCTACGGTGACACAGCTGTCCGAGTCTGGGGCGGTGGTCGATTTCAACCATCCGCTAGCCGGCAAGCCGCTGAACGTCACACTGACGGTCTTGGAGGTCGACAATCCGTCGTGA
- a CDS encoding PilZ domain-containing protein: MVIRQQPRFPVSFFGTLGYQNRLHQITKSFDLSRKGCRLESPFEAYAGMKVNLLLSLPEGDSPILIEQAVVRWCGVRDMGLEFQSLSSPHRERLDRTLQRFETTVGNEYPCPPSTNTM, from the coding sequence ATGGTCATCCGCCAACAACCCCGCTTCCCGGTTTCCTTTTTCGGCACACTCGGATATCAAAACCGCCTGCACCAAATTACCAAGTCCTTCGATCTGTCACGAAAAGGCTGCCGGCTCGAAAGTCCTTTTGAAGCGTATGCCGGAATGAAGGTCAATCTCCTGCTGTCGCTTCCGGAAGGCGATTCTCCGATCCTCATTGAGCAAGCGGTCGTGCGGTGGTGTGGCGTCCGCGACATGGGGCTCGAATTTCAGTCACTCTCCTCGCCTCACCGTGAGCGGTTGGACCGGACTCTCCAGCGCTTCGAAACCACCGTGGGTAACGAGTACCCCTGTCCTCCCTCCACCAACACCATGTGA
- a CDS encoding glycoside hydrolase family 3 N-terminal domain-containing protein — MDDRPAIGHCFLLGFRGTEIPPWLRQFAGTHGLGGVILFDFNCQTKTYDNNIRNPEQVRDLCAEISALPSGPLLFVDQEGGRVRRLKDEQGFAPLPSQQTFSRLPPEEKRRLIGDSFQELARLGFHYNLAPVIDLNFNPLNPDIGAVERSYSIEPAIVRDNVRILDAAAKAAGIGLSLKHFPGLGGATVNSHRELTDLSDTISDDQLELFYQFGESISGESIVVSHGIVRQWEEGTPVSMSPIAIAKLRQRLPRALLISDDLHMQGLQKKYQTGEACAVGLRAGLDMLCIGNNLMPEDELVLSYAKAICRQMRTDAFLADQVRLAVARVAKAKRRFNRT; from the coding sequence ATGGACGATCGGCCTGCGATCGGTCACTGCTTCCTTCTTGGCTTTCGAGGCACGGAAATTCCGCCATGGCTCAGGCAGTTTGCCGGCACGCACGGACTCGGTGGAGTCATCCTTTTCGACTTCAACTGTCAAACCAAAACCTACGACAATAACATCCGCAATCCCGAGCAGGTCCGGGATCTGTGCGCCGAAATCTCCGCCCTGCCATCAGGACCGCTGCTCTTCGTCGATCAGGAAGGCGGCCGGGTACGTCGCCTGAAGGATGAACAAGGCTTCGCTCCGCTTCCCAGCCAGCAGACGTTCAGCCGGCTGCCTCCGGAAGAGAAACGCCGGTTGATCGGCGACAGTTTCCAGGAGCTGGCCCGCCTCGGATTTCATTACAACCTGGCACCAGTCATCGATTTGAACTTCAATCCGTTGAATCCGGACATCGGAGCCGTCGAACGGTCCTATTCCATCGAACCTGCCATCGTTCGCGACAACGTACGAATTCTCGATGCCGCCGCAAAGGCGGCAGGAATCGGCCTGAGCCTCAAGCATTTCCCCGGCTTGGGAGGAGCGACCGTCAACAGCCATCGCGAACTCACCGACCTCTCAGACACGATTTCCGATGACCAACTGGAGCTCTTCTATCAATTCGGTGAGTCCATATCTGGAGAAAGTATCGTGGTCAGTCACGGCATCGTCCGACAGTGGGAGGAAGGCACCCCCGTCTCCATGTCTCCGATCGCCATAGCCAAGCTTCGTCAACGTCTGCCGCGCGCCCTCCTTATCTCGGACGATCTTCACATGCAGGGCCTCCAAAAGAAGTACCAGACCGGGGAAGCCTGCGCCGTGGGATTGAGAGCCGGATTAGACATGCTCTGTATCGGAAACAATTTGATGCCGGAAGACGAGTTGGTCTTGTCCTATGCCAAAGCGATCTGCCGGCAAATGCGAACCGACGCATTCCTCGCAGATCAAGTTCGGCTGGCCGTCGCGCGCGTTGCCAAGGCAAAGAGACGGTTCAACCGAACCTGA
- a CDS encoding DUF7002 family protein, translated as MARRLPRHVYHLAEAANWPSIQRYGLLPAQVLVDRSGIKGRERAHLLGEQRKRHVVLAGGYELRDQRPMPPEALARCLVGMTPADWYRLINAHVYFWPDHARLNRQRTACGVRPQVVLVVDAESLVARYGSRTVLTPINSGHARRRPAVRGAATFVPYEAWLADGWASEAAALQQKTRSSSHRPAELAVEGPILDMTRYLVRVVELAGDRPFVPA; from the coding sequence ATGGCCAGGAGGCTCCCTCGCCATGTCTACCACCTGGCCGAAGCTGCGAATTGGCCCTCAATCCAGCGATACGGCCTGCTTCCCGCCCAGGTATTGGTCGACCGTTCAGGGATCAAGGGGCGGGAGCGAGCGCACCTGCTCGGAGAACAGCGGAAGCGGCACGTCGTCCTTGCGGGAGGCTATGAACTCCGGGATCAACGGCCGATGCCCCCAGAGGCATTGGCCAGATGTCTTGTTGGAATGACTCCCGCCGACTGGTACAGGCTGATCAATGCACATGTCTATTTTTGGCCGGACCATGCGCGGCTGAATCGGCAACGGACCGCTTGCGGTGTACGACCGCAGGTGGTGCTGGTGGTCGATGCCGAGTCCCTGGTCGCACGATACGGTAGCCGCACGGTCCTGACTCCCATCAATAGCGGACATGCCCGGCGCCGGCCGGCTGTGCGGGGAGCCGCGACTTTCGTACCCTACGAAGCATGGTTGGCAGACGGGTGGGCAAGCGAGGCAGCGGCTTTACAGCAAAAAACCAGGTCCTCTTCGCATCGGCCGGCCGAGCTTGCGGTAGAGGGACCGATCCTCGACATGACCCGCTATCTCGTCCGCGTTGTGGAACTGGCGGGCGACAGGCCGTTCGTCCCGGCGTGA
- a CDS encoding c-type cytochrome — translation MKDRMAVYGFLAAWIWWVLPPATAQSGAGHGDVAKGKVLFERNCAGCHGAEGKGNGYKLLGPDPADLTSRRTAAKSDGELLKTIHDGKPNMPAWKNLLSDEQARDVLVYVRTLTK, via the coding sequence ATGAAAGATCGGATGGCTGTCTATGGCTTCCTCGCTGCTTGGATCTGGTGGGTGCTTCCCCCGGCGACGGCGCAATCCGGCGCCGGTCATGGGGACGTAGCGAAGGGCAAAGTCCTTTTCGAGCGCAATTGCGCCGGCTGCCATGGAGCCGAAGGAAAGGGAAACGGCTACAAGCTGCTCGGCCCTGATCCGGCGGATCTCACGTCCAGGCGGACAGCGGCCAAGTCGGACGGAGAACTGCTCAAGACCATTCATGACGGAAAACCCAACATGCCCGCCTGGAAGAATCTCCTCTCCGACGAGCAGGCGCGGGACGTTCTTGTGTACGTGAGGACATTGACCAAGTAA
- a CDS encoding DUF4136 domain-containing protein → MASAARYIRMFEYGMILLRHHPSEMNHGNHSTLKRHERSSRGNRLVLRITAVCVGLLAALVSACASPKVGYDYDRGADFTAYRTYEWMPDSRSPAGDKRIDNDLVDARIRAAVDGQLRQKGYTNPAAGRPDFYVSYQAAVTDMMKGASTQRYIGDRASGLYTTVSDVHPYKDGALLVDIVDGATQKLVWQGTASAEIDPALTARERDERIARVVKAMFDHFPP, encoded by the coding sequence ATGGCCAGCGCCGCCAGGTATATCCGCATGTTTGAATACGGCATGATATTGCTCCGACATCACCCCTCAGAGATGAATCATGGTAACCATTCAACATTAAAGAGACATGAGCGCAGTTCACGCGGCAATCGCCTCGTATTGCGGATTACAGCCGTATGCGTAGGACTGCTGGCCGCGCTCGTGTCCGCCTGCGCGTCACCGAAGGTGGGCTATGACTACGATCGCGGCGCCGATTTCACCGCCTACCGAACCTACGAATGGATGCCGGATTCCCGCAGCCCGGCGGGAGACAAACGGATCGACAATGACTTGGTCGATGCCCGTATTCGCGCCGCCGTCGACGGGCAGCTGCGGCAGAAGGGTTATACCAACCCGGCGGCCGGGCGGCCGGATTTTTACGTGTCGTATCAGGCGGCCGTAACGGACATGATGAAGGGGGCATCGACTCAACGCTATATCGGCGACCGGGCATCCGGCCTCTATACCACCGTCAGCGACGTTCATCCCTACAAAGACGGAGCGCTCCTGGTCGACATCGTCGACGGAGCAACGCAAAAGTTGGTCTGGCAAGGTACCGCGTCAGCCGAGATTGATCCGGCATTGACGGCGAGGGAGCGGGATGAGCGGATCGCCCGCGTGGTCAAAGCCATGTTCGATCACTTTCCACCCTAA
- a CDS encoding DUF4136 domain-containing protein → MARRNFLHYCLIIWSLSGCASYKVGYDYDRSVDFHSYRTYEWMRDQQEKTGDRRVDSSSTDIRVRTAIAAQLGLKGYAASTAGRPDFLVAYYIQVKEGPADQSQQYFSDGMAGKPFVHSVDTRNPSGKPKAEPEAPSYAAGTLLVDIIDASSKKLAWRGTAAGTVDPSLSSQERDERIRIILRDVLSNFPPKK, encoded by the coding sequence GTGGCTCGAAGGAATTTTCTTCACTATTGTCTGATCATATGGTCGCTATCGGGGTGCGCATCCTACAAGGTCGGGTACGACTATGACCGCTCCGTGGATTTCCACTCGTATCGGACCTACGAGTGGATGCGGGACCAACAGGAGAAGACCGGCGACCGCCGCGTGGACAGTTCGAGCACCGACATCCGGGTTCGCACGGCGATTGCCGCGCAACTCGGCCTGAAGGGCTATGCGGCCTCCACCGCCGGCCGCCCGGATTTTCTTGTCGCCTACTATATTCAAGTGAAGGAAGGCCCCGCGGATCAGTCGCAGCAGTATTTTTCGGACGGCATGGCGGGCAAACCCTTCGTCCATTCGGTCGACACCAGAAACCCGAGCGGGAAGCCGAAGGCCGAGCCTGAGGCACCATCCTATGCAGCAGGCACGCTGCTGGTGGATATTATCGACGCCTCATCGAAGAAACTCGCGTGGCGGGGAACGGCGGCCGGCACGGTCGACCCGAGTTTGAGTTCCCAGGAGCGGGACGAACGGATCCGAATAATCCTTCGAGACGTGCTGTCGAACTTTCCTCCCAAGAAATGA
- a CDS encoding glycoside hydrolase family 15 protein, producing the protein MPPIVVQNGTLLRYMLDRYDPSSLKRLRRFLERQGVFTFKPLRTHLFPAAIVDRSNRHSGYHHVWVRDNVHVSHALYVHGDARAAARCLSALMEFFSRHRHRFEDVIDGDAAPADIMSQPHVRFDGATLRESREIWAHAQNDALGYFVWMYCLLACRGLLKPTSSDVSVLGMFARYFRAIRYWTDEDCGHWEEERKIEASSIGTVVAGLAKLRELLATGPNRREAAGLSDAELRVLEDRGRTQLRRILPHECIQKTKKRRTDAALLFLVYPLDVVGQAMGKRILADIAERLEGPYGIKRYAGDSYWAADYKEKLSPSERTVDFSDTVEARNALLSPGEEAQWCLFDSIMSAVYGRRFQRTRKPADFVAQTHYFNRALGQLTEPLPGIPAFRCPEAYYLSRGRYVPNDHTPLVWAHANLLVAMKLMETSLAE; encoded by the coding sequence ATGCCCCCGATCGTCGTGCAGAACGGCACGCTGCTGCGGTACATGCTCGATCGATATGACCCGTCAAGCTTGAAGCGACTCCGACGGTTTCTGGAACGGCAGGGGGTCTTCACCTTCAAGCCCCTGCGCACGCACCTGTTTCCCGCAGCCATCGTGGATCGCTCGAACCGACACAGCGGTTATCATCACGTCTGGGTGAGGGACAACGTTCATGTGAGTCACGCGCTGTACGTGCATGGCGACGCACGGGCCGCCGCCCGCTGTCTCTCGGCTCTCATGGAATTCTTTTCGCGGCACCGGCACCGCTTTGAGGACGTCATCGACGGCGATGCCGCACCGGCCGACATCATGTCCCAACCACATGTGCGATTCGATGGAGCCACGTTGCGCGAGTCGCGGGAAATTTGGGCCCACGCGCAGAACGACGCACTGGGTTACTTCGTGTGGATGTATTGTCTGTTGGCCTGCCGGGGACTGCTGAAACCGACTTCCTCGGACGTGAGCGTGCTCGGAATGTTTGCCCGCTACTTCCGTGCCATCCGCTACTGGACGGACGAGGACTGCGGTCATTGGGAAGAGGAACGAAAAATCGAAGCGTCCAGCATCGGCACGGTGGTTGCGGGGTTGGCCAAGCTTCGGGAGTTGCTGGCGACCGGCCCGAACCGGCGCGAGGCGGCGGGGTTATCGGATGCCGAGCTTCGGGTGCTCGAAGACCGCGGACGAACGCAGCTACGAAGGATCTTGCCGCACGAATGTATTCAGAAGACCAAGAAGCGTCGTACCGACGCGGCGCTTCTGTTTCTCGTGTATCCGCTCGACGTCGTCGGGCAGGCGATGGGTAAGCGAATTCTTGCCGACATCGCCGAACGTCTCGAAGGCCCCTACGGTATCAAACGGTACGCCGGAGATTCCTATTGGGCCGCTGACTACAAAGAAAAGTTGAGTCCTTCTGAACGCACGGTCGATTTTAGCGACACGGTCGAAGCGCGGAACGCCCTGCTGTCGCCGGGCGAAGAGGCCCAGTGGTGTCTGTTCGACTCCATCATGTCCGCCGTCTACGGACGGCGCTTCCAGCGCACGCGAAAGCCGGCAGATTTTGTGGCTCAGACGCACTATTTCAATCGGGCTCTGGGGCAACTGACCGAACCATTGCCGGGTATTCCGGCGTTTCGGTGTCCGGAAGCATACTATCTTTCGCGCGGTCGCTACGTCCCCAACGATCACACTCCGCTGGTGTGGGCGCATGCGAATCTCCTGGTCGCCATGAAACTGATGGAGACCAGCTTGGCCGAGTGA
- a CDS encoding alpha/beta hydrolase, with translation MMNRFRAGGRFHNLLAAVPLTAAALVAGCTAADQHMMPTPMLYKDPRIELSHLVPLALRSPELPVFYATNRKPVSAGSAGHYSATESETVTLGVADVKLGKPGWDWNQLVASDLTDRIDKPRPARVHQVREFGSLRGDGELTESERAFVAAIDEHLALTRNQDLTLYVHGYRVTFDEVSVLMASFARYLGHSATISFQWPTNLYFWNYLTDCPRALKYIPHIERLIELATHTRAVRLNLVAYSCGSPMLAEALVRLRGRYPDEGQNELQRRFRIGNVIFAASDLDVKTFARDGFPSIRQLATQIIVYVSRNDEALAFSAFLARTSRVGRPDVKELTREELDAFAADSTFEVIDVTDVNGAHELHGMKGHGYWFANDWVSSDVTISMRYPVPAQHRCLKPGSGHNVWLLPDDYQDCLVKRLLETYPVLRPASPP, from the coding sequence ATGATGAATCGGTTCCGCGCGGGAGGGCGGTTCCACAACCTGCTGGCCGCGGTGCCTCTTACGGCCGCGGCGCTCGTGGCCGGATGCACGGCGGCCGACCAGCATATGATGCCCACGCCGATGCTGTACAAGGACCCCCGCATCGAACTCTCTCACCTTGTGCCCCTGGCCCTTCGTTCGCCTGAACTGCCGGTGTTCTATGCGACCAATCGCAAGCCGGTGTCAGCGGGATCGGCCGGACACTACTCCGCGACAGAAAGTGAGACCGTCACGCTGGGGGTTGCCGACGTGAAGCTGGGCAAGCCGGGTTGGGATTGGAATCAGTTGGTCGCATCAGACCTGACCGACCGGATCGACAAGCCCCGTCCGGCACGCGTGCACCAAGTGCGGGAGTTCGGATCGCTGCGCGGGGATGGCGAACTCACGGAATCCGAACGGGCGTTCGTGGCGGCCATCGACGAGCATCTGGCGCTGACCAGAAACCAAGACCTGACGCTGTACGTCCACGGATACCGTGTCACCTTCGATGAGGTTTCCGTCCTGATGGCGTCGTTCGCCAGATATCTCGGCCATTCTGCGACAATATCGTTCCAGTGGCCCACCAATCTGTATTTCTGGAACTATCTCACCGACTGCCCCCGCGCCCTCAAGTACATTCCCCACATCGAACGATTGATCGAGCTGGCGACGCACACGCGGGCGGTGCGGCTGAACCTGGTGGCCTACAGTTGCGGCTCCCCGATGCTGGCCGAGGCGCTCGTGCGTCTGCGAGGCCGGTATCCGGACGAGGGTCAGAATGAATTGCAGAGACGCTTCCGCATCGGCAACGTGATCTTCGCGGCATCAGACCTTGACGTGAAAACCTTCGCTCGCGACGGCTTTCCCTCCATCAGGCAGTTGGCGACCCAGATCATCGTCTATGTATCGCGGAATGACGAAGCCCTGGCCTTTTCGGCGTTCCTGGCCAGAACGTCGCGCGTGGGACGGCCCGACGTCAAAGAACTCACGCGAGAGGAACTCGATGCTTTTGCAGCAGATTCGACGTTTGAGGTCATCGATGTGACGGATGTGAACGGCGCCCACGAACTCCACGGCATGAAGGGACACGGCTATTGGTTTGCCAATGACTGGGTCTCCAGCGACGTCACGATTTCGATGCGGTATCCGGTCCCCGCACAACATCGGTGTCTGAAACCGGGTTCAGGACACAATGTCTGGCTGCTGCCTGACGACTATCAGGACTGCCTGGTCAAGCGCCTGCTCGAAACGTACCCGGTTCTCAGGCCGGCTTCTCCGCCATGA